The following proteins come from a genomic window of Edaphobacter sp. 4G125:
- a CDS encoding alkaline phosphatase family protein: MNRVTLAPYDSIISAAQALNRRRFLQSVAKVGAASAWMSFSPLRATISPERPEKVIVVTFGGGARDEETFAPEGQQYIPHLVGELIPQATFFTQVVNRGILGHYVATASLATGCYETFNNFAPISPANPTIFEYYRRDRRRRAFDAWVIAPSNGFNHIGESRHRLYGKGLGATVVLPKQLLEVANGNRGMDYEHLLRDNYESIVQLPSDSEHVMSARDLTELLQFSMADFLAHARTIRSPDELSLYIAQHVMQKIAPSFMWITFHDIDIAHSGAFSLYTDAIRRSDRLCAELWQSIQNHPEYKGKTALFILPDFGRDSDTDAGGNGFQHHRTGDALSRTTWMMALGPNIRENITIDRPVESIDLVPTLAAMLQCNARFAQGRPLHEVL; encoded by the coding sequence TTGAATCGAGTTACGTTGGCTCCGTATGATTCGATCATTTCAGCTGCACAAGCGCTCAACCGACGCCGCTTTCTCCAGTCGGTGGCTAAGGTTGGTGCGGCTTCAGCATGGATGAGCTTCTCGCCTCTTCGGGCAACAATCTCTCCCGAACGTCCCGAAAAGGTTATCGTCGTGACCTTTGGGGGAGGTGCGCGTGACGAAGAGACCTTTGCTCCAGAAGGACAGCAATACATTCCTCACCTCGTGGGTGAGTTAATTCCCCAAGCGACATTTTTTACTCAGGTCGTGAACCGCGGCATTCTTGGCCACTATGTGGCTACGGCCAGCCTAGCCACCGGCTGTTATGAAACCTTCAACAACTTTGCTCCGATCTCACCTGCCAATCCCACAATCTTTGAATACTACCGTCGTGATCGGCGTCGTCGAGCCTTCGATGCTTGGGTCATTGCTCCAAGCAATGGATTCAATCACATTGGAGAGAGTAGGCACCGTCTCTACGGCAAAGGCTTGGGAGCAACAGTAGTGCTGCCGAAACAGCTTTTAGAGGTGGCGAACGGTAATCGAGGGATGGATTACGAGCATTTACTCCGGGATAACTATGAATCGATTGTCCAACTCCCATCCGATAGCGAGCATGTGATGTCTGCGCGTGATCTGACAGAGTTATTGCAATTTTCAATGGCCGACTTTCTTGCACACGCGCGGACGATTAGAAGTCCGGATGAGTTGTCACTTTATATCGCACAGCATGTGATGCAAAAGATCGCACCGAGCTTCATGTGGATCACGTTCCACGATATCGACATCGCACATTCCGGCGCCTTCTCGCTTTATACCGATGCGATCCGACGTTCAGACCGGCTCTGTGCCGAACTCTGGCAATCTATCCAGAATCATCCCGAATATAAAGGGAAAACCGCTTTATTCATACTGCCGGATTTCGGGCGGGATAGCGATACAGATGCTGGTGGCAACGGTTTTCAGCACCATCGTACCGGTGATGCTCTCTCGCGCACAACCTGGATGATGGCTCTCGGCCCAAATATTCGGGAGAATATAACCATCGATCGCCCCGTTGAATCTATCGATCTTGTTCCGACGCTTGCAGCGATGTTGCAATGCAACGCCCGTTTTGCCCAGGGACGCCCTCTGCATGAGGTTCTTTGA